The Microbacterium sp. LWH7-1.2 genome window below encodes:
- a CDS encoding cyclase family protein has protein sequence MTQLGDLIAAISNGTVEIIDLTNKLTANTPSLTLPDPFPSPAPFALEEIAHYDERGPVWRANDIHIGEHTGTHLDVPIHWITGRQGRDVSQTPLPRLIGPAVVVDFTAEAAADSDFLVTVDHLKAWQAEHGDFPENGWVLVRTGWAVHSQNAERFINADSEGMHTPGFTPECACWLAEETRISGVGVETMGLDAGLGHSMDPEMPMHWYLLGHDKYGITSLQNLDRLPATGAVIVVAPLPIVGGTGSPARVLALVERD, from the coding sequence ATGACGCAACTGGGCGATCTGATCGCAGCGATTTCGAACGGCACCGTCGAGATCATCGACCTGACGAACAAGCTGACGGCGAACACGCCGAGTCTGACCCTGCCTGACCCGTTTCCGAGCCCCGCTCCATTCGCGCTCGAGGAGATCGCCCATTACGACGAGCGGGGTCCCGTCTGGCGGGCCAACGACATCCACATCGGCGAGCACACGGGTACTCATCTCGATGTGCCGATCCACTGGATCACGGGACGCCAGGGCCGCGATGTCTCTCAGACGCCCCTGCCTCGGCTCATCGGGCCGGCGGTGGTCGTGGACTTCACGGCTGAGGCCGCAGCGGACTCCGACTTCCTGGTGACGGTGGACCATCTCAAGGCTTGGCAGGCGGAGCACGGAGACTTCCCTGAAAACGGCTGGGTGCTGGTTCGGACCGGATGGGCTGTGCACAGTCAGAACGCCGAGAGGTTCATCAACGCGGACAGCGAGGGAATGCACACGCCGGGATTCACCCCCGAGTGCGCTTGCTGGCTGGCCGAGGAGACGCGTATCTCGGGTGTCGGGGTGGAGACGATGGGTCTCGACGCGGGGCTGGGCCACAGCATGGACCCCGAGATGCCGATGCACTGGTACCTGCTTGGCCATGACAAGTACGGCATCACCTCGCTGCAGAACCTGGATCGGCTTCCGGCAACGGGCGCGGTGATCGTGGTGGCGCCCCTTCCGATCGTGGGCGGAACAGGGAGCCCCGCGCGAGTGCTGGCGCTCGTCGAGCGCGACTGA